The nucleotide window tttgtctctccatagaaaatagaacaaaacagaaaagtgaaaacagtaGGGAAATACAGAAACCCTACCACAAAGGGACTATTGTCTTGATCCAGATTGTGTTAGAAACACTAGCAAACCAATGCTTCTCTGTTCCAGTTCCTGGGAAATACATCACTGTCATTATGAAATTCTTGAGATGCAGGCAGAGAATCTCACCTACTCCCATGATTTCAACAGACTGCAGATTACCAAATGACTTACCTCTCAAAACCTATCACCTGTACTCCACTACAACTTCTGAGAGGTCTGTGTCAAAAACCATTTCCGTGGGACCTGGCATAATACTAGGCACATCATAAtgagctcaataaatgcttactgaatgaAAGTAAAGTTTTATCTTCCAGCCATTTTGTACTCTAACTTTCCTCCTTGTAGCCTATGTTGGAGAATGTCTAACATGATGGCCAAACCAGGACTCCTCGGCCTTCTCTGAAAGCTCTCAGTTTACCTGGCAGGACGCTTATCGCCTGGTCCCAGGAAAGGTTGGTGCCTCTCCCAAACTGCATTTGGAGCTTCTGGAGGACAGTGACTGCGTCTTGTTCAGTCAGGGAATGCCTGAGAGCTCCTAAAGTCActagcatatagtaggtgctccataactCTGTTGAATAAGAAATTGTATAAAGAGTTACACTTTGCAGTGAGCTTATTTGTATCACGAATACTCACTGAATTCCTAATTTGCTAGGCACTCTTTTAGGCATGGAGGGTACAGAGGTGAACAAGACTGATAAGGCCCCGAGCTTCATGGAAATCAAAATTCTCATGGAGACAGACAATCAGCGGGTTGGACTCTGTTTTTGATGTCTGGCTGCTGACAGCTTTCAAGCCCCagccctcccttttctcttctgttccacctCCAGACAAGTGGGTAAGAAAGTCTGGGCACTCCCTCCCTTGTTCAGGCCACAGAAACCCCAGGGAGGCACAGGAGAATTCTAACCCCGGACCCACCCCCTAACCACAGTGAACAGCAGAGCCATTTGTCCCTGCCTTCAGTTAGACCATTTTGAATTGCCCTGCTCTTCCCAGAAAGCCTCAGCATGTGAGCAATAAACCCTTTCAGACCCTCCTGGTGCATGTGTGTCCTCATCACTTTGTATATCTGAACCACTTTGGTGGTGCTGGTGGGGCACCGATCCTGTTTTCTGTGGAGCAACCACGAGacacatgtaaacaaataaacaagttgATTTCATATAATGGTAAATgttatgggaaaaataaaacgAGACAATGAGACAGACAGTGAGGGGTGGTCGCGGTCAAGGGATGGAAAAAGGGTAAATTATGTGTGTGACGACTTAATCTCTTGACTAAAACTCCACTTGATGTGGTGGGGACTGCCAGCTGCCTCccaatattttccctttctccataataagaaaggaataataataataatggttcaTTTCTTCCTCTACTTTTCGCCTGATACATGGCCTCTCagtaaaaaatgacattttccaaCCTCTCTTTTTGCTGGGAGTGGTCATGGAACTAGATTCTAGTCAAATAGATTGGACAGAATCCTATTCTCCTGCCCAGATATAGACTTGGTGCTTGGAGTTCCGATGGCCGCCCTGCAGCACAGCACGGCATGCACAGGGGATCAAAGCTGTGCAGGGTAGGGCCACCGAAGGGAAAGACAGTAGGTCCCTACGCTGTGGGGTACCCCAgcgctgcctgcctccctcctcttgAACCTTTAAGACAAAACCACTTGTCTCTTGTTAAGGGCACTGAAGTTTCAGGTTTTATGCTTTTTCTTAGGAATGAATCCTAAGCCACACATTTGTTGAACACATGTATGTGAACACATGTATGAACTTCAGAACctgttatcttcttttcttttcccttccctcccatttcctccctttcttttctgttctttttttccttatgagcAGTATGCAAAACTCAAATATCTGACGTATTTTCTATtgaatacattttagaaattaactGTTATTgtagagaatataaaatacacGAGAGTAGACAGAATAAAATACCGAATCCTTCTGCACCAAAACTCTGCCTCACCAACTATTAATCTGTGGTCAACTCAGCCACATCCACACGCTAGCTTCTCCCCACCTTCCtacattattttgaagcaaatctcagatCGCATATTATTTCCAAATGAAGTTTTCAGGTCTCTCTGTTGCTTAAAAAGCAGATGAAGCAATATTCTTCTTTTGGAAATAAAGCCAAATTTTAACTCATGTTCTTCTTTACCTCATAAAAAATCATCCTTTCTGTATCATCTTCTGAAGTGTTCCTATTTCCCacctctttgctcctcctccactcctctttttctccctcattcccttgttccctccctctctctgtatctaATACATCTTTTGCCTATAGGtcccccactttaaaaaaaaaggaaatccaggTCTAATTTTCCCATAGATGTGGTTCTTTGATCTACCTCCCTCTTTCAATTTTCAACCACAGAGAATCTATTTTGCCAAAATGGCAGAGTTTCCTCATTTATAGTCCCTTTATGAGTCTGaaaggaaggatttttaaaaagtcacatagtCTCCAaactaacccccccccccttttcctcaTAATAAAAACTGGCTACATTGTAGTACAATgtgagaaaatataattaataagagGAATCCAGTTACAGTAATTGCCAAAGTTAAGTATTGGATGTTATTTTAACTATACAAACTCTAAAACCCTAATGGTACTGAagacttgtttttataaattgataAGGCATTGTGGGCGTGGGCCATGTGGATGTTTTCCCACAAAGCAAGCCGGAACTGTTTTGCTATCACTCATGCATAAGAATCAAGCGTGTTTTTCGTAGGCAGAGTGTAACCAATCTTTTGGAGTTAAGTACAGATTATCTGGACATGGCAGAGGCAGATCTTGCCACAAAATGGTATAAGAGTCACTGTCAAATTCTCATGGATTTTATTTGCTCTTATTTTGTTATCttggtgaaaaataaatttgttgacTTTCACACTGTAACAGAACGAAAAGAGCTATGACCAATCAACACAACTGACTTTGTGTACTTTTGGAAACCTACGGTGTTCCCAAGCATTACAAACATATTTCTCCTCTGGGAACTTGTGGGAGGTACACCCATTGCTTTCACCTATTGATACTAAACTTCGCACCAATATGGAAAAGTGGTGAAAGAACCTGTAATTGTTGCTCATTGTGTTTACCCAGCTAACCGAAGACTTAAGTCTTTGAGAACAAGGTTCGTTGCTTTCATCTCTATATTTCAAAACACTCAGCTCCTAGGGCCAGACCAGTCAACAGTCCAGGTGTGCCCAAGAACGTTTTGTGAAAtaagtaaatacagaaaaatacagaaattcttTAGACAAAACCAGTAGCACAACTTAACTGAAGTTCAGGTTCATTTAGCATGTTGGCATTTAATGCCTCTTTTGTTCTTTaagtggttctctctctctctctctctctctctctctctctctctctctctctctttaagtttttattttaattccagttagttcttaacagtgttatattagtttcaagtgtacaatccTCTGGGTGGTTCTTAAAAGCATTTTTACTTGTCTTATAGTTATGATCATTTTCCTTACCACATCTCATTACTTCAGTATTTAGCTTTTTTGACATGATACTAACGTTTAACCAACCTttcctaatacttttttttttttaatgtttatttttgagaggtggggagaggcagagagagagggagacaggatccaaggCAGATTCCACAAGGACAGCAGAGGGACGGATgcaaagctcaaactcacaaaccacaagatcatgacttgggccgaagttggacgttcaactgactgaactgcccaggcgcccctgtcctaaTACTCTTAAAATTGTGTGTTCCACTTCTATGCCCAAGTGGGGTTTGACTTAAAATTTCAGATACAGAGTGAGTATTTAGATCTACACACTACTCACGATAAAGTGAATAGAAGTGTTTTCCAAGAGAAGTTAAAGGAACTATCTCCTGGGCTAGTGGTTTTAACTGGAGATGAAAGATTGAAAACTTCTCCCCCTTATGGTCTTGGGAAAACAACTATTTAGAAAAGttgtatgtataaataatattCTAGCCACCCATACACTGTTTGAGGgagaggaagtggcagagaggcagagaaagagacagtgatcTAACTAGACATTCATCCACATGTCTAGACATTCATtccacatttaaatatttagaattttcagTAGCCTGTGAATACAAGAAAATTTATTACATTAAGGTAGGCTTTAGATATTTGACATGTAGCTGATATTTTCATAGTGTGAGAAATATCAAGCTGACATTATACTTTCTCTGTGATGATTACTTCCAAATGTCAGAGAGTAGAAACTTATTCATGGGATTTCAGGGCCTTAGGATAGTGTCAATTTAAAAGACATTCACATcgacttcttttttatttaaacatgcTAAATGGAGGATGAAAAGCAGGTTAAGAAAtcaacagagaaaggaagagcaaaGAAGAAACCTATTGACAAGAAAATTTTGAATAGATTGATGTACTCTTACATAAATTTCATGGAATCCTAGCTGACAGCAGCCTTCCTGATTGTCTCCTAATATTTCTGACAACTGGAGTCTTGCTGTTCACATTACTTCACTCATATCACTTACATTgaatttgggaaattaaaaaaaaagatacgaactatttgatttttttatagacCACTTTTAATAAGTCAAATaactaatatttgtattttaatactgACATtagactttaaaattaaataacttagtgatattttaaattaacaatttATTCTTTCGTTCACCAAACTCCTTAGAAACTAGTTATGAACCTACTGCACTGCTGCTATTTTGGAAATAActcaaagaaatttaaagaattattattaaaCAAATTGGCCACCTCAGAGATAATTGTGAGtttaaataaatctttgtctTTCCAACTATGCATGGCAGTGCTCTTAATTACTTGGGGTCACGGAAATCCCATGGCAGGGCATCCTGTGAAATGCATTTCTCCCGCAGTCTATCTGGTtagatttcctttctgtttttggaagtcagcatctttcctttttaaaatccctCTTTAGCAACAGTGGTAATGATGTTGAGGATGGTAACATGGATTCAGAATCTTAAAACCAGTCCCTTTTGTTGTGACTTCTGTAGGTCAGTGACAGGAGTCACTGTGTAGCCATCTAAATTCTCTGATTTATCTtacaaaatgttatttctgaTACAAACAAAAATTGTGGAACTTCCAAGAGCTAGACCAGCTACTTCTTGGCGttgcaaaattttaaattgttatttggaaaaacaaaaggacaaaccAAACATGCTGACTGATAGAACTATCACAGAGGATCACTGTAATCTTGTTCACTAAATCAAAACTGGAACAAAAGGGATTGATAATTCTAAAACCCTATTGGTATTGCTCAAATTCTTAAACTGAGGTGCTGGATTCAAGGATGATCATTACATTATTAAGCtttaagagtcacatgttttgTAAGCATCGAATATCACAAAATGAATAATACTGAAAAGCCAGCGATCGCTACATTTACACTCGATTGTACCCCAAAGACCAAGGAGTCTGGGCTATCCCCTGTAAAGGCAGGAGACCAATGGGGAAGGTGAAGACGTTAAGAGGCCTATCCAGGACCACCCCAGTAACATCCGTAGAATGGCAGGACCGGCAGGTCCAGCCCTCTGCTTTTGCCGCGTTGAGAGAAAGAGGTCCCAGGAATCCAGCCCTGTTCCAGAGTCCCAGCGCCAGTTACAGCTCAGCATCTGGGGTTGTTACTGCCCCGGGGCCTTTTCCGGGAGTCCCACGCTGCCAGGGTCACTGCAAGCTTCATCGGACAGAGTCTCACCTGCTCTGTTACCTCTCATGTCCCCAACACCTACTTCAATTCTGAGCCGGACGAGGGCTCACCTCCCCGCTGGTCACTTTCCTGCTTGTTTTTGTCTCCCTAATCGCCAAAGTTCCTTTCGCCCAGACTGTTCTCTACCCAGGCAGCCTAAGGCCAAGTCTGGGAGGGAATGGTGGGCGTTCAAAGCTTTAGCCTGGGCTAAAGCTAGGGGATCTTGGGCTTTGCCGGGAGGCCTCCTCCCTCTGTCAGGAAAGCAACGGGTGAGCTGCACGATCGCCGCAGGCCTCCGGGAAAAGTACCCCCAGAACCACCGGGCCTCGCGTCCGGAGTCAACCAGCAGGAGCTTGTGGGCGGGACTCCTACCGCCGCGGTCCCCTCGCGGTCCAGCGCGCGGGAGAGGCGCGGGGCGCCCCCCAGTGGCTGCCCAGCCGCACCGCTCGGGCCGATGGAGGGagggacggcggcggcggcggaaggggaggggcggcggcggcggca belongs to Felis catus isolate Fca126 chromosome C1, F.catus_Fca126_mat1.0, whole genome shotgun sequence and includes:
- the RWDD3 gene encoding RWD domain-containing protein 3 isoform X3, which gives rise to MAGPAGPALCFCRVERKRSQESSPVPESQRQLQLSIWGCYCPGAFSGSPTLPGSLQASSDRVSPALLPLMSPTPTSILSRTRAHLPAGHFPACFCLPNRQSSFRPDCSLPRQPKAKSGREWWAFKALAWAKARGSWALPGGLLPLSGKQRVSCTIAAGLREKYPQNHRASRPESTSRSLWAGLLPPRSPRGPARGRGAGRPPVAAQPHRSGRWREGRRRRRKGRGGGGGSGGGVVMAESAREELSALAAIFCGPGEWEVLSHSGIPDSSENLQSRCGLKWKEMQREND
- the RWDD3 gene encoding RWD domain-containing protein 3 isoform X4 — encoded protein: MAGPAGPALCFCRVERKRSQESSPVPESQRQLQLSIWGCYCPGAFSGSPTLPGSLQASSDRVSPALLPLMSPTPTSILSRTRAHLPAGHFPACFCLPNRQSSFRPDCSLPRQPKAKSGREWWAFKALAWAKARGSWALPGGLLPLSGKQRVSCTIAAGLREKYPQNHRASRPESTSRSLWAGLLPPRSPRGPARGRGAGRPPVAAQPHRSGRWREGRRRRRKGRGGGGGSGGGVVMAESAREELSALAAIFCGPGEWEVLSHSETDGTVFRILTKAEGLMA